One segment of Brassica napus cultivar Da-Ae chromosome C3, Da-Ae, whole genome shotgun sequence DNA contains the following:
- the LOC111201674 gene encoding uncharacterized protein At1g43920, Chloroplastic-like gives MSSDSTAESSTVNTYGIRGFPASCVCGTKTTIYTSETNKNPGRPFFRCLTRRNNHLFKWVEEAVYEEVQDALPKIVLLEAELNKEKSDIEDLKGVVTELMEEVVRAKTEVKRCKVMMTILFVIMCVIIIVLLVSLM, from the exons ATGAGTTCGGATTCGACAGCTGAGAGTTCAACCGTGAACACATACGGTATTCGTGGGTTTCCGGCGAGCTGTGTTTGCGGGACTAAGACAACAATCTACACGTCTGAGACTAACAAGAATCCGGGGAGACCTTTCTTCAGATGTCTTACGAGAAGAAAT AACCACTTGTTTAAATGGGTTGAGGAGGCTGTTTATGAAGAGGTTCAAGATGCCTTACCAAAGATTGTACTGCTTGAAGCTGAGCTTAACAAAGAAAAATCTGATATTGAAGATTTGAAAGGCGTGGTCACTGAGTTGATGGAAGAGGTTGTAAGAGCCAAAACAGAGGTGAAGAGGTGTAAGGTGATGATGACGATCTTGTTTGTGATCATGTGCGTGATCATCATTGTCCTACTAGTTAGTTTGATGTAG